In Luteipulveratus mongoliensis, the DNA window GGCACCTTCGTCCCGCTCGAGGAAGTGCCCGAGGTCTGGTACGGCGTCGTGTCGATCTTCCGTGACTACGGCTACCGCCGGCTGCGGCACCGTGCTCGCCTGAAGTTCCTCGTCAAGGACTGGGGCGCCGAGAAGTTCCGCGACGTCCTGGAGACCGAGTACCTTAAGCGGCCCCTGCTTGACGGTCCGGCCGCACCGGTGCCCTCGCGGCCCGTCGACCACGTCGGCATCTTCGAGCAGCAGGACGGTCGCCGCTACGTCGGCCTCGCGCCGGTCGCCGGACGTGTGAGCGGTACGACGCTCGCGGCCGTCGCGGACGCGGCTGAGGCCGCGGGGTCGGGGAGAGTCCGGCTCACGCCGTACCAAAAGCTCGTCGTCCTTGACGTCGACCCGGACCAGGTCGACACCCTCGTCGAGACGCTCGCGCCCCTCGGCCTGGTGGCCAGGGCATCGACCTGGCGGCGGTCAGTGATGGCGTGCACCGGCATCGAGTACTGCAAGCTCGCGATCGTCGAGACCAAGCAGCTCGCGCATGACCTGGTGACCGACCTCGAGGCCCGGCTGGCCGACCTCGAGCTGGACCGCCCGATCTCGGTGCACATCAACGGCTGCCCTAACTCCTGCGCCCGGATCCAGGTGGCCGACATCGGCCTCAAGGGTCAGATCGTCACGGACGCGGACGGCGAGCAGGTCGAAGGCTTCCAGGTGCACCTGGGCGGCGGGCTCGGCCTCGACGCCGGCTTCGGGCGCAAGCTGCGCTCGCACAAGGTCACCTCTGCCGAGCTCAGCGACTACGTCGTTCGCGTGGCTCGCAACTACCAGGCCGGCCACACCAAGGGCGAGAGGTTCGCCGAGTGGGCGATGCGTGCTGACGAGGAGGCGCTGCGATGACCGTCGCGACCGATCTGCGCGGGCTGGCCCAGCAGGGTGCCGCCGAGCTCGAGGGCGCGACCGCCGAGGACGTGCTGCGTTGGGCGGACCGTCACCTCGACCGTGTCGCCGTCGCCGCATCCATGCAGGACACGGTGCTGGTCCACCTGGCCTCGCGTGTGATCCCCGGCATCGACGTGCTCTTCCTCGACACCGGCTACCACTTCCCGGAGACGCTGCAGACGCGTGACCAGGTCGCGCGGACCTACGACGTGACCTTGCGCAACCTGACCGCCCGCCAGACGGTCGCTGAGCAGGACGAGACCTACGGGGCCAAGCTGCACGACCGAGACCCCGACCTCTGCTGCTCGCTTCGCAAGACACACCCGTTGGACGAGGCGATCGACACCTACGACGGCTGGGCGACCGGCTTGCGCCGGGCAGAGTCGGCGACGCGCGCCAACACTCCGGTCGTCGCCTTCGACGAGCGTCGCGAGAAGATCAAGCTTGCGCCGCTTGCGCTGTGGACCGACGAGCAGGTCGAGGCCTACATCGACGAGCACGACGTGATCATGAATCCGCTTCTGTCGCAGGGCTTTCCGTCGATCGGTTGTGCGCCGTGCACGCGTCGCGTGCTCGCTGGTGAGGACGCTCGCGCGGGTCGTTGGTCGGGCAACGACAAGACTGAGTGCGGGATCCACCTGTGACCACGGTCTGGCTGACCGGGCTCTCCGGTGCGGGCAAGACGACGGTCGCAGAGGCGCTCGCGGAGCGGCTGCGCTCCGAGGGCCGGTCGGTCGAGGTGCTGGACGGCGACGAGCTGCGCACGAATCTGTCTGCGGGGCTTGGCTTCTCGCGTGAGGACCGCAGCACGCACGTACGCCGGGTCGGCTTCGTCGCCGAGCTGTTGTCGCGTCACGGCGTCGTGTCTCTGGTGCCCGTCATCGCGCCGTACGCCGACGCCCGCCATGACGTACGCGCTCACCATGACAAGCACGACACGTCCTACCTCGAGGTGCACGTCGCGACCCCGTTGGCCGAGTGCGCGCGCCGCGACGTCAAGGGGCTGTACGCCAAGGCTGAGTCCGGCGAGCTGACCGGCCTGACTGGTGTCGACGACCCCTACGAAGCGCCCGAGGAGCCGGACCTGCGGCTGGACACGACAGGCATCGACCTGAGCACCGCCGTGGACCACGTCCATCAGCTGCTGACCGCAACGACCACAGAGGAGGCGGCGTCATGACTGCCACGACTGACGCGCCCGACGTCACTGGACTCAGCCCGACGCTGGCTGACCTGGAGGCCGAGGCGATCGAGATCATCCGCGAGGTGGTCGCCGAGTTCGACCGTCCCGCACTGCTTTTCAGCGGCGGCAAGGACTCGGCGGTACTGCTGCACCTCGCGCGCAAGGCAGTCTGGCCGGCGCCGCTGCCGATCACGCTGCTGCACGTCGACACCGGTCACAACCTGCCGGAGGTGCTGCGCTTCCGCGACCAGGTTGTTGCCGATGGCAACCTGCGCATCGAGGTTGCTCACGTCGAGGAGTGGATCGCCGACGGGCGTCTCAAGGAGCGCCCCGATGGCACCCGCAACCCGTTGCAGACCGTGCCGCTGCTGGACACCATCGCTGCGCAGAAGTTCGACGCCCTCCTCGGTGGTGCGCGCCGCGACGAGGACCGCGCCCGGGCCAAGGAGCGCATCTTCTCGGTGCGCGACGCGTTCGGCGGCTGGGACCCGCGCCGTCAGCGTCCTGAGCTGTGGAACATCTACAACGGTCGTCACGCACCGGGGGAGCACACGCGCGTCTTCCCGATCTCCAACTGGACCGAGCTCGACATCTGGGCCTACATCGAGGCCGAGAACGTCCCGCTGCCCGACATCTACTACGCCCACGAGCGTGACGTGTTCCTGCGCGACGGCATGCTGCTGACGCCGGGTCCCTGGGGCGGCCCTCGCGACGGCGAGACCCTCGAGCGCAAGACCGTCCGCTACCGCACGGTCGGCGACGGCTCCTGCACCGGCGCCGTGGAGAGCGACGCGAGTGACGTACGGACCGTGATCGCCGAGATCACCGTCAGCCGACTGACCGAGCGTGGCGCGACCCGAGCCGATGACCGGCTCTCCGAGGCTGCCATGGAAGACCG includes these proteins:
- the cysD gene encoding sulfate adenylyltransferase subunit CysD, which codes for MTATTDAPDVTGLSPTLADLEAEAIEIIREVVAEFDRPALLFSGGKDSAVLLHLARKAVWPAPLPITLLHVDTGHNLPEVLRFRDQVVADGNLRIEVAHVEEWIADGRLKERPDGTRNPLQTVPLLDTIAAQKFDALLGGARRDEDRARAKERIFSVRDAFGGWDPRRQRPELWNIYNGRHAPGEHTRVFPISNWTELDIWAYIEAENVPLPDIYYAHERDVFLRDGMLLTPGPWGGPRDGETLERKTVRYRTVGDGSCTGAVESDASDVRTVIAEITVSRLTERGATRADDRLSEAAMEDRKREGYF
- the cysC gene encoding adenylyl-sulfate kinase; this translates as MTTVWLTGLSGAGKTTVAEALAERLRSEGRSVEVLDGDELRTNLSAGLGFSREDRSTHVRRVGFVAELLSRHGVVSLVPVIAPYADARHDVRAHHDKHDTSYLEVHVATPLAECARRDVKGLYAKAESGELTGLTGVDDPYEAPEEPDLRLDTTGIDLSTAVDHVHQLLTATTTEEAAS
- a CDS encoding nitrite/sulfite reductase, giving the protein MTTVARPPKPGRSRDDKVEGQWALGHREPLNPNEAFKQEDDGLNVRQRIEDVYSKEGFASITSEDLRGRMRWWGLYTQRRPGIDGGRTASLEPEELEDEYFMMRVRSDGGALSVEQLRVVAEISREFARDTADISDRQNIQYHWIRIEDVPEIWRRLEAVGLSTTEACGDCPRVVLGSPVAGVSTDEVLDGTPAIEEIKRRYIGDQSISNLPRKFKTAISWLPDTAPEINDVTFVGVEHPDHGPGFDVLVGGGLSTNPHLAVRLGTFVPLEEVPEVWYGVVSIFRDYGYRRLRHRARLKFLVKDWGAEKFRDVLETEYLKRPLLDGPAAPVPSRPVDHVGIFEQQDGRRYVGLAPVAGRVSGTTLAAVADAAEAAGSGRVRLTPYQKLVVLDVDPDQVDTLVETLAPLGLVARASTWRRSVMACTGIEYCKLAIVETKQLAHDLVTDLEARLADLELDRPISVHINGCPNSCARIQVADIGLKGQIVTDADGEQVEGFQVHLGGGLGLDAGFGRKLRSHKVTSAELSDYVVRVARNYQAGHTKGERFAEWAMRADEEALR
- a CDS encoding phosphoadenylyl-sulfate reductase — translated: MTVATDLRGLAQQGAAELEGATAEDVLRWADRHLDRVAVAASMQDTVLVHLASRVIPGIDVLFLDTGYHFPETLQTRDQVARTYDVTLRNLTARQTVAEQDETYGAKLHDRDPDLCCSLRKTHPLDEAIDTYDGWATGLRRAESATRANTPVVAFDERREKIKLAPLALWTDEQVEAYIDEHDVIMNPLLSQGFPSIGCAPCTRRVLAGEDARAGRWSGNDKTECGIHL